A window of Equus caballus isolate H_3958 breed thoroughbred chromosome 10, TB-T2T, whole genome shotgun sequence contains these coding sequences:
- the TAAR4 gene encoding trace amine associated receptor 4: MNSPDIGNTQEVQFCFALVNNSCPRNVRSVLSVCAMYVVMIGAIVMTMLGNLVVIISIAHFKQLHSPTNFLILSMATTDFLLSCVVMPFSMIRSIESCWYFGDLFCKVHSCCDIMLCTTSIFHLCFISVDRYYAVCDPLHYVTKITIPVIEVFLFISWSIPIFFALGLVFSELNIIGAEDFVAAIDCTGLCVLIFNKLWGVLASFIAFFLPGTVMMGIYIYIFTVAQKHAKQIGTGPLMKQVRSESKMKAASKKESKATKTLGIVVGVFVLCWLPFFVLTITDPFINFTTPEDLYNVFLWLGYFNSTFNPIIYGMFYPWFRRALRVIVSGRVFCPDSSTLSLFPAHA, translated from the coding sequence ATGAATTCACCTGACATTGGGAATACCCAAGAAGTAcagttttgctttgctttggttAACAATTCTTGCCCTAGAAATGTGAGGTCTGTGCTGAGTGTCTGTGCCATGTACGTTGTCATGATTGGTGCTATAGTAATGACCATGCTGGGCAACCTGGTTGTGATCATTTCCATTGCCCACTTCAAGCAGCTCCACTCCCCGACCAACTTCCTGATCCTCTCCATGGCCACCACTGACTTTCTGCTGAGCTGCGTGGTCATGCCCTTCAGCATGATCAGGTCCATCGAATCCTGCTGGTACTTTGGGGATCTCTTCTGCAAAGTCCACAGCTGCTGCGACATCATGCTCTGTACCACCTCTATTTTTCACCTCTGCTTCATCTCCGTGGACCGCTACTATGCTGTCTGTGACCCTTTGCATTATGTCACCAAAATCACCATCCCTGTCATAGAGGTCTTTCTATTCATCAGTTGGTCTATTCCAATCTTTTTTGCCCTTGGCCTGGTTTTCTCAGAATTAAACATAATTGGTGCAGAAGATTTTGTTGCAGCCATTGACTGCACAGGTTTGTGTGTGTTGATATTTAACAAACTCTGGGGAGTGCTGGCCTCCTTTATAGCCTTCTTTCTCCCTGGAACTGTAATGATGGGGATTTACATATACATTTTCACGGTAGCCCAGAAGCATGCTAAGCAAATTGGCACAGGTCCCCTGATGAAACAGGTTAGGtcagaaagcaaaatgaaagcagcatccaaaaaggaaagcaaggccACCAAGACTTTAGGCATAGTCGTGGGAGTGTTTGTGTTATGCTGGCTGCCCTTTTTTGTCTTGACAATCACAGACCCTTTCATCAATTTTACAACTCCTGAAGATTTGTACAATGTCTTCCTCTGGCTGGGTTATTTCAATTCTACTTTCAATCCCATTATATATGGCATGTTTTATCCTTGGTTTCGCAGGGCATTAAGAGTGATTGTCTCAGGAAGGGTCTTCTGCCCTGACTCTTCCACGCTGAGCCTGTTTCCTGCACATGCTTAG